A section of the Campylobacter lanienae NCTC 13004 genome encodes:
- the def gene encoding peptide deformylase: MVLEVLEYPDKRLFERSVEVDKFDIELGEFLDDMYETMIAKSGIGLAAIQVGRPIRALIINLVNDNDIQDKADLLEIINPKFIKKDGEQLYQEGCLSVPGYYEEVKRAASVVVEYQDRFGNPHTIEADGLLAVALQHENDHLDGHLFIEKIGFNKRKKFDKEYKKKPKRKPL; this comes from the coding sequence GTGGTTTTAGAGGTTTTGGAGTATCCTGACAAAAGGCTTTTTGAGCGTAGTGTTGAGGTGGATAAATTTGATATTGAGCTTGGTGAGTTTTTGGATGATATGTATGAAACAATGATCGCTAAAAGCGGAATCGGCCTAGCTGCGATACAAGTTGGTAGGCCTATTAGAGCTTTGATAATAAATTTAGTAAATGACAATGATATTCAAGACAAAGCCGATTTATTAGAGATAATCAATCCTAAATTTATCAAAAAAGATGGCGAACAACTCTATCAAGAGGGTTGTTTGAGTGTGCCGGGGTATTATGAAGAGGTCAAAAGGGCTGCTAGCGTGGTTGTAGAATATCAAGATAGATTTGGCAATCCTCACACGATCGAAGCTGATGGATTATTAGCCGTGGCATTACAACACGAAAATGACCATCTAGATGGCCATCTATTTATAGAAAAAATAGGCTTTAATAAGCGTAAAAAATTTGACAAAGAGTATAAGAAAAAGCCAAAACGCAAACCGCTATGA
- a CDS encoding YifB family Mg chelatase-like AAA ATPase has product MKSLKSASLSNKLHIIDIESTFIRALPGFEIVGLASATIKESATRVKSAILALRDFALPALKVIINLSPSDVKKDGSHFDLAIALLILLQKEKFDSDYFVFGELGLDGKLRSSAELFSILLFLSTSVESAKILVPKDIALKAAMIPNFEVYAVENLSQARDFFLNDEIRANAKVSATHPIFDNVIEICGRKFVPNLNYTLDFIDIKGQERAKRASIIAASGMHNILFEGSPGCGKSMSAKRLPYIMPPQSLEEILLASAYESLNSNNSDFSAVRAFRSPHHTSTRSSIFGGGSTAAKIGEVALANGGVLFFDEFPHFGKQILESLREPLEDYKINISRVNSKVSYDTKFLFVAAMNPCPCGNLFSKNATCICSDKEIAKYQNTISGPILDRIDLYCAMGEISEFDEATLSSKQMSDMVLKAFTNQIKRGQSELNGKLCDGDITKFCILDNEAKETLNRAISSYNLSQRGINKTLKVARTIADLKDYEIISKADIMESLSYRMKR; this is encoded by the coding sequence ATGAAATCCCTAAAATCAGCATCTCTAAGCAATAAATTACATATAATCGATATAGAATCAACTTTTATTAGAGCCTTGCCTGGATTTGAGATAGTAGGCCTTGCTAGTGCTACTATCAAAGAGTCGGCTACTAGGGTTAAATCCGCTATTTTAGCCCTTAGAGATTTTGCCCTTCCAGCCTTGAAAGTTATCATAAATTTAAGTCCAAGCGATGTCAAAAAAGATGGCTCACATTTTGATTTGGCTATTGCTCTTTTGATTTTATTGCAAAAAGAGAAATTTGATAGCGATTATTTCGTATTTGGAGAGCTTGGATTAGATGGAAAGCTTAGAAGCTCGGCTGAGCTATTTTCGATTTTATTGTTTCTTAGCACTAGTGTTGAATCAGCCAAAATTTTAGTCCCAAAAGATATCGCCTTAAAAGCAGCTATGATACCTAATTTTGAAGTTTATGCTGTTGAGAATTTAAGCCAAGCTAGGGATTTTTTCTTAAATGATGAGATTAGGGCTAATGCCAAAGTGAGTGCCACTCATCCGATTTTTGATAATGTTATAGAGATTTGCGGGCGTAAATTTGTCCCAAATTTAAATTATACTCTTGATTTTATAGATATCAAAGGCCAAGAGAGAGCCAAAAGAGCGAGTATCATCGCCGCATCTGGTATGCATAATATTTTATTTGAAGGTAGCCCCGGATGCGGTAAAAGCATGAGCGCAAAGCGCTTGCCCTATATCATGCCACCACAAAGCTTAGAAGAGATATTGCTAGCTAGTGCTTATGAATCTTTGAATTCAAATAATAGTGATTTTAGCGCTGTTAGGGCTTTTAGAAGTCCGCATCACACAAGCACTAGAAGCTCTATTTTTGGTGGTGGTAGCACTGCTGCGAAGATAGGTGAGGTGGCTTTGGCTAATGGCGGAGTGCTGTTTTTTGATGAGTTTCCGCACTTTGGCAAGCAAATTTTAGAGAGTCTTAGAGAGCCCTTAGAAGATTATAAAATCAATATCTCAAGGGTAAATTCCAAAGTCAGTTATGATACTAAATTTCTATTTGTTGCTGCGATGAATCCATGCCCTTGCGGTAATCTATTTAGCAAAAATGCCACTTGTATTTGTAGCGATAAAGAGATAGCAAAATACCAAAATACCATATCTGGGCCGATTTTGGATCGTATAGATCTATATTGTGCGATGGGCGAGATTAGTGAATTTGATGAAGCTACGCTAAGTTCAAAGCAGATGAGCGATATGGTTTTAAAGGCCTTTACAAATCAGATTAAACGGGGTCAAAGTGAGCTAAATGGCAAATTATGCGATGGTGATATAACGAAATTTTGCATTTTGGATAACGAAGCCAAAGAGACTCTAAATAGGGCAATTTCTAGCTATAATCTTAGCCAAAGAGGGATAAATAAAACCCTTAAAGTCGCTAGGACAATAGCGGATTTAAAAGATTATGAGATCATATCAAAAGCTGATATAATGGAGAGTTTAAGCTACAGGATGAAAAGATGA
- a CDS encoding NAD(P)H-hydrate dehydratase, with product MKRLYTNSSKFDKNAVDNLGISELVLQENAARAVAEVVCQNLKSGSKILAVCGKGNNASDAIAALRMLSGEYDCSIIFLKSSPNQNAKIQLNIAKNVGVKIADLSCDLGEFDCVIDGIFGSGFKGEMEPKIANVIKKLNSLNALKIAVDIPSGVGEMSMGSEIFKADFSVCMGVLKLGLYADRAKDFVGEIIQANLGINDEKFSYGDSDYLVLLDDLELPNRNLENASKGDFGHVFIACGDMSGAAKIAASSALNMGAGRVSMVNLSQNNLNLDPQIMLKTSFDNADIIGFGMGLGGAKFDYKVCAKKLCVVDADAFYHSWVEEFALSDLAVLTPHPKEFSSLMKICGMGEFSVDEIQNNRFELAREFSIKFPSTLVLKGANVIIAQKGVLYVASQGSSKLAVGGSGDALSGIILGYLANHFTPLKSAINGVLAHQKSAQIYKGNDYSFTPNDIIKGLKWL from the coding sequence ATGAAAAGGCTCTATACAAACTCATCTAAATTTGATAAAAATGCTGTGGATAATCTAGGTATAAGCGAGTTAGTATTACAAGAAAATGCCGCTAGGGCTGTGGCTGAAGTGGTGTGCCAAAATTTAAAATCAGGTAGCAAAATTCTAGCAGTTTGCGGTAAAGGAAATAATGCAAGTGACGCTATAGCCGCCCTTAGAATGCTTAGTGGGGAGTATGATTGTAGTATTATTTTTCTCAAAAGCAGTCCAAATCAAAATGCCAAAATTCAACTAAATATCGCCAAAAATGTAGGAGTTAAAATCGCAGATTTGTCTTGTGATTTGGGTGAATTTGATTGTGTTATTGATGGGATTTTTGGTAGTGGGTTTAAGGGTGAAATGGAGCCAAAAATCGCTAATGTAATTAAAAAACTAAATAGCCTAAACGCCCTTAAAATCGCCGTTGATATCCCTAGTGGCGTAGGTGAGATGAGTATGGGAAGTGAGATTTTTAAGGCTGATTTTAGCGTTTGTATGGGGGTTTTAAAACTTGGGCTTTATGCTGATAGGGCTAAGGACTTTGTAGGTGAGATAATCCAAGCAAATTTAGGTATAAATGATGAGAAATTCAGCTATGGAGATAGTGATTATCTCGTGCTTTTAGATGATTTAGAACTGCCTAATAGAAATTTAGAAAATGCGAGTAAAGGCGATTTTGGGCATGTTTTCATCGCTTGTGGTGATATGAGTGGTGCTGCAAAGATTGCGGCAAGCTCAGCCTTAAATATGGGCGCTGGTAGGGTGAGCATGGTAAATTTAAGCCAAAATAATCTAAATTTAGATCCGCAAATTATGCTTAAAACTAGCTTTGATAATGCTGATATTATCGGCTTTGGTATGGGGCTTGGTGGGGCTAAATTTGATTATAAAGTTTGCGCCAAAAAATTATGCGTAGTGGATGCGGATGCCTTTTATCACTCATGGGTGGAGGAGTTTGCTTTAAGTGATTTGGCGGTTTTAACCCCACACCCAAAGGAGTTTAGCTCACTGATGAAAATATGCGGTATGGGTGAATTTAGCGTAGATGAAATTCAAAATAACCGCTTTGAGTTAGCTAGAGAATTTAGCATTAAATTCCCATCTACTTTGGTATTAAAAGGCGCTAATGTGATAATCGCTCAAAAAGGGGTATTATATGTAGCTTCCCAAGGTAGCTCTAAGCTCGCTGTCGGTGGCAGCGGGGATGCGTTATCTGGGATTATATTAGGATATTTAGCTAATCACTTTACCCCGCTTAAATCAGCTATAAATGGGGTTTTAGCTCATCAAAAATCAGCCCAAATTTATAAGGGAAATGACTATAGCTTTACCCCAAATGATATTATAAAAGGATTAAAATGGTTGTAA
- the purN gene encoding phosphoribosylglycinamide formyltransferase, with protein sequence MVVKNIAILFSGSGSNLQAILEQVHGKVFKGVRINVALLICNNPDAKGIKRAKKFGLDTVVIDHRDYPTREKFDQALVYEIKKHDIDLSVLAGFMRILTPVFTDNIKAINLHPSLLPLFKGANAIDESYNSDMKVGGVSIHWVSSELDAGEIIAQKSFPRKNRSKEQWERKIHKIEHKLLPKTIIKLLAKGK encoded by the coding sequence ATGGTTGTAAAAAATATCGCAATTTTGTTTAGTGGAAGTGGCTCAAATTTACAAGCTATTTTAGAGCAAGTACATGGCAAGGTATTTAAAGGTGTAAGGATCAATGTGGCCTTATTGATTTGTAATAATCCAGATGCCAAAGGGATCAAAAGAGCTAAGAAATTTGGCCTTGATACGGTGGTGATAGATCACAGAGATTACCCTACTAGGGAGAAATTTGACCAAGCATTAGTATATGAGATCAAAAAACACGATATTGATTTGAGTGTTTTAGCCGGTTTTATGCGAATTCTCACGCCTGTTTTTACAGATAATATCAAAGCGATTAATCTTCATCCGAGCTTATTGCCATTATTTAAAGGGGCAAATGCCATCGATGAGAGTTACAATAGCGATATGAAAGTAGGCGGTGTCAGCATACATTGGGTAAGCAGCGAGCTAGATGCAGGCGAGATAATAGCGCAAAAGAGTTTCCCACGCAAAAATAGATCAAAAGAGCAATGGGAGAGAAAAATTCATAAAATCGAACACAAATTACTACCAAAAACAATTATCAAACTTCTAGCTAAAGGCAAATAA
- a CDS encoding TerC family protein, whose protein sequence is MFEWIYSIEAWISLLTLTSLEIVLGIDNIIFIAILCGKLPANQRDKARIMGLGFAMVTRIMLLLSLFWIMKLTTPLFALMGQEISGRDIVLIAGGLFLIAKSTLELHSHATNQSEEESISSKVGVGFAMTIIQIGILDIVFSLDSVITAVGMANHIEIMILAVILAVGVMLLASGAISRFVESNPTIKVLALAFLILIGVALVGEGLEFHIPKGYIYFAMAFSLVVEMINLYSRRGQKEQK, encoded by the coding sequence ATGTTTGAGTGGATCTACTCTATAGAGGCTTGGATAAGCTTGCTTACTCTAACTAGTTTAGAGATAGTTTTGGGTATTGATAATATCATTTTTATAGCGATTTTATGTGGCAAACTTCCAGCTAATCAAAGAGACAAAGCTAGGATAATGGGGCTTGGCTTTGCTATGGTGACTAGAATTATGTTGCTTTTGAGTCTGTTTTGGATTATGAAGCTTACAACGCCGCTTTTTGCTCTTATGGGTCAAGAGATTTCGGGGCGTGATATTGTTTTGATAGCTGGTGGGCTATTTTTGATAGCTAAATCAACCTTAGAATTACACTCTCACGCAACTAATCAAAGCGAAGAAGAGAGCATTTCTAGCAAGGTTGGAGTAGGCTTTGCGATGACGATAATCCAAATTGGAATTTTAGATATTGTCTTTTCGCTTGATAGCGTTATTACCGCTGTTGGTATGGCTAATCACATAGAGATTATGATATTAGCGGTGATTTTGGCTGTTGGGGTGATGCTATTAGCTAGTGGGGCTATTAGCAGATTTGTGGAGTCCAATCCTACTATTAAAGTTTTAGCTCTTGCGTTTTTGATTTTAATAGGCGTGGCGCTAGTGGGTGAAGGGCTTGAGTTTCATATACCAAAAGGGTATATATATTTTGCGATGGCGTTTTCTTTGGTTGTGGAGATGATAAATCTCTATTCTAGAAGAGGTCAAAAAGAGCAAAAATAG
- a CDS encoding carbonic anhydrase produces the protein MRFLVILLFGFLIGASGSNTHHGAPHWGYSGDGSPEHWGDLADEFRTCKYGKNQSPIDIAQTTKSTLQKPIFDYKNSPKELINNGHTLQVNFNPGSTLTFQNKKFELLQMHFHTPSEYTFDKKHYPMVAHLVHKASDEELLVLAIMFDKGDENPVIKEIWADAPTKVGESRKLANLALNDLVKNLQNYIELVGSLTTPPCSEGVIWLINKDNAFASDEQIKFFTNIIGQNNRPTQDINGRKILEVSK, from the coding sequence ATGAGATTTTTAGTTATTTTACTTTTTGGTTTTTTAATTGGTGCGAGTGGTTCTAATACTCATCATGGTGCGCCACATTGGGGTTATAGCGGTGATGGATCGCCAGAGCATTGGGGAGATTTGGCGGATGAATTTCGCACCTGTAAATATGGCAAAAATCAATCACCAATTGATATAGCTCAAACTACGAAATCTACGCTACAAAAGCCTATATTTGATTATAAAAATAGCCCAAAAGAGCTTATCAATAACGGACACACTTTACAAGTGAACTTCAATCCAGGTAGCACCCTAACATTTCAAAACAAAAAATTCGAGCTTTTACAGATGCATTTTCACACGCCATCAGAATATACTTTTGATAAAAAGCACTATCCTATGGTAGCTCATTTAGTTCATAAGGCTAGTGATGAAGAGCTTTTGGTATTGGCGATTATGTTTGATAAAGGCGATGAAAATCCTGTGATTAAAGAGATTTGGGCAGACGCACCTACTAAGGTTGGAGAGAGTAGAAAACTAGCGAATTTAGCCTTAAACGACCTAGTCAAAAATCTTCAAAATTATATTGAGCTAGTTGGCTCACTTACTACGCCACCATGCTCTGAGGGTGTGATTTGGCTAATAAATAAAGATAACGCCTTTGCTTCAGATGAACAGATTAAATTTTTTACTAATATAATAGGTCAAAACAACCGTCCAACCCAAGATATCAATGGCCGAAAAATCCTAGAAGTATCTAAATAA
- a CDS encoding type I restriction-modification system subunit M yields the protein MASNHQREELHKAIWSIADDLRGSVDGWDFKQYVLGIMFYRYISENIANYINEGERAAGEATFDYANLKDCEAEFERDNLVTEKGFFIRPSELFCNVIKSAKSDSATFTDSEGKTKNIKDNLNEYLEMIFNNIENSAKGTQSEDDFSGLFDDIDVNSNKLGATVAKRNEKLLKILDGIAGINLDYKDNDIDAFGDAYEFLMSMYASNAGKSGGEFYTPQEVSELLTKLAILDKKEVNKVYDPACGSGSLLLKSAKILGKENVRNGFYGQEINLTTYNLCRINMFLHDIGYDKFNIACEDTLTMPKHWDDEPFEVIVSNPPYSIKWAGDDNAILINDERYSPAGVLAPKSKADFAFIMHSLSWLASNGTASIVCFPGILYRGGAEQKIRRYLIDNNFIDSIIQLPDNLFFGTSIATCIMVLKKGKKDNSTLFINASKECVKVTNNNRLTDKNIDNIVKIFKDRKDINHIAKLIPNKEITDNNYNLSVSTYVEQEDTREKIDIVKLNNEIAQIVARENELRKEIDKIILEIEA from the coding sequence ATGGCAAGCAACCACCAAAGAGAAGAATTACATAAAGCGATATGGTCCATCGCTGATGATTTGAGAGGTTCAGTAGATGGCTGGGATTTTAAGCAGTATGTGCTAGGTATTATGTTTTATAGATATATATCAGAAAATATAGCAAATTATATAAATGAAGGGGAGAGAGCAGCAGGCGAAGCTACTTTTGATTATGCGAATTTAAAAGATTGCGAGGCCGAATTTGAAAGGGATAATCTTGTCACAGAAAAGGGATTTTTCATTCGTCCTTCAGAGTTGTTTTGTAATGTGATTAAATCAGCTAAAAGCGATAGCGCTACATTCACAGATAGCGAGGGCAAAACTAAAAATATAAAAGATAATTTAAATGAATATTTAGAAATGATATTTAACAATATCGAAAACTCCGCCAAAGGCACGCAGAGTGAAGATGACTTTTCTGGGTTATTTGATGATATAGATGTCAATAGCAATAAGCTAGGCGCCACAGTTGCTAAAAGAAATGAAAAACTTCTAAAAATATTAGATGGAATAGCTGGGATAAATTTAGACTATAAGGATAATGATATAGACGCATTTGGGGATGCTTATGAGTTTTTAATGTCCATGTATGCTTCAAATGCTGGTAAATCAGGTGGAGAGTTCTACACACCACAAGAGGTTAGCGAACTACTTACCAAACTCGCTATTTTGGATAAAAAAGAGGTTAATAAGGTTTATGATCCAGCTTGTGGAAGCGGGTCATTGCTTTTGAAATCTGCGAAAATTTTAGGCAAAGAAAATGTAAGAAACGGCTTTTATGGTCAAGAGATAAATTTGACTACCTATAACCTTTGTAGGATTAATATGTTTTTACACGATATTGGTTATGATAAATTTAACATAGCTTGCGAAGATACTTTGACCATGCCTAAACACTGGGATGATGAGCCATTTGAGGTGATAGTATCTAATCCGCCATACTCTATCAAATGGGCTGGAGATGATAATGCTATTTTGATAAATGATGAGCGCTACTCTCCGGCTGGAGTTTTAGCGCCCAAATCAAAAGCGGATTTTGCCTTTATAATGCACTCATTATCGTGGCTAGCATCTAATGGCACAGCTTCTATAGTATGCTTTCCTGGGATATTATATCGAGGCGGAGCAGAACAAAAGATTAGAAGATATTTAATTGATAATAATTTTATAGACTCGATTATCCAACTACCTGATAATCTCTTTTTTGGGACAAGTATAGCAACTTGTATAATGGTATTAAAAAAGGGTAAAAAAGATAATAGCACACTCTTTATAAACGCTTCCAAAGAGTGCGTCAAAGTAACTAATAACAATAGATTAACCGATAAAAATATAGATAATATAGTTAAAATATTTAAAGATAGAAAAGATATTAACCACATTGCCAAATTAATCCCAAATAAAGAGATAACAGACAATAACTACAATCTATCAGTATCAACCTATGTAGAACAAGAAGACACAAGAGAAAAAATAGATATAGTAAAGCTAAATAATGAAATAGCCCAAATAGTAGCTAGAGAAAACGAGCTTCGCAAGGAAATAGATAAAATCATCTTAGAAATCGAGGCGTAA
- a CDS encoding restriction endonuclease subunit S yields the protein MSKLEELINKLCPNGVEFKKIEEVCDNVFAGGTPRTSNKDYYGGNIPWLRSGEINFNIIDDAEIKITEKGLNESSAKWIKEYSVLIAMTGATVARSAVNIKRITANQSVCAMEPSEIVNYKFLYYYVESMYNNIKGMAQGALTSINLSIIKSISIPVPPLEVQCEIVRILDNFTLLSAELSAELSARQKQYEYYSKELFNFNDDVEFISLESIADIGTGSSNTNEAVEDGQYPFYVRSQQVYYKNNYEYDDNSIITSGDGVGVGKIFHYTDGKYALHQRAYRINITNNKVNSKYFYYYMKSTFYDYIQKNAFNSSVTSIRRPMLNKYPIPILSLEKQNKIVNILEKFDKLCNDLSEGLPAEIEARKKQYEYYRDKLLTFKELKS from the coding sequence GTGAGTAAATTAGAAGAATTAATCAATAAATTATGCCCGAATGGGGTGGAATTTAAAAAAATTGAAGAAGTATGTGATAATGTTTTTGCTGGTGGTACACCAAGAACATCAAATAAAGATTATTATGGCGGAAATATTCCTTGGCTAAGATCAGGTGAGATAAATTTTAATATAATAGATGATGCTGAAATTAAAATTACAGAAAAAGGCCTTAATGAATCTTCTGCAAAATGGATAAAGGAATATTCTGTTTTAATTGCAATGACTGGGGCGACAGTTGCTAGGAGTGCCGTTAATATAAAAAGAATAACTGCAAATCAATCTGTATGCGCAATGGAACCTTCTGAAATAGTTAATTATAAATTTTTATATTATTATGTAGAAAGTATGTATAACAATATAAAAGGAATGGCTCAAGGTGCTTTAACAAGTATAAATCTATCAATTATAAAATCAATAAGTATTCCTGTGCCTCCGTTGGAAGTGCAATGTGAAATTGTCCGTATATTGGATAATTTCACATTGCTTTCAGCAGAGCTTTCAGCAGAGCTTTCAGCTAGGCAAAAGCAATATGAGTATTATTCAAAAGAATTATTCAATTTTAATGATGATGTTGAATTTATTAGTTTAGAATCAATTGCGGATATAGGTACGGGTAGTAGTAATACAAATGAAGCAGTTGAAGATGGACAATATCCATTTTATGTTCGTTCTCAACAAGTGTATTATAAAAATAATTATGAGTACGATGATAATTCTATAATAACATCAGGTGATGGAGTAGGAGTTGGAAAAATATTTCATTACACTGATGGAAAATATGCATTACATCAAAGAGCATACAGAATTAATATAACAAACAATAAAGTAAATTCAAAATATTTTTATTATTATATGAAGTCAACATTTTATGATTATATACAAAAAAATGCTTTTAATTCTTCTGTAACATCTATTAGGAGACCTATGTTAAATAAGTATCCAATACCTATACTATCATTAGAAAAACAAAATAAGATAGTAAATATTTTAGAAAAATTTGACAAATTATGTAACGACCTTTCTGAAGGTCTTCCCGCTGAAATAGAAGCAAGAAAAAAGCAATATGAGTATTATAGAGATAAATTATTAACTTTTAAGGAGTTAAAAAGTTAA
- a CDS encoding virulence RhuM family protein, whose translation MEENSIIIYTPEDGSTKIDVRLIDETVWLSQQQMAVLYDTTKQNISLHIKNIFEEGELNESSTIKEILTVQKEGNRNVERNVKYYNLDMIISLGYRIKSKVATNFRRWATQKLKEYLIKGFTIDDERLKGNGGGSYWKELLDRIRDIRSSEKVLYRQVLDLYATSVDYDPKSEESIEFFKIVQNKLHYATHGHTAAEIIYQRADAKKEFMGLKNFKGKFPVWSDAKIAKNYLDENELKVLNNLVSGYFDLAEINAFEHKPMYMSDYISMLDSVLTSGNRQILTGAGNISHEQALKKAKNEYLKYQNNELSPVEKEYIKSLKKAEKEAKNQIRKIGK comes from the coding sequence TTGGAAGAAAATAGCATTATAATCTATACGCCAGAAGATGGTAGCACTAAAATAGATGTTAGATTAATCGATGAAACAGTGTGGTTGTCGCAACAACAAATGGCAGTTTTGTATGATACAACTAAGCAAAATATAAGTTTGCATATAAAAAATATTTTTGAAGAAGGAGAGTTAAACGAAAGCTCAACTATCAAGGAAATCTTGACAGTTCAAAAAGAAGGCAATAGAAATGTTGAAAGAAATGTAAAATATTATAATTTAGATATGATAATTTCACTTGGATATAGGATAAAATCCAAAGTAGCAACTAATTTTAGAAGATGGGCGACTCAAAAGTTAAAAGAGTATTTGATAAAAGGTTTTACTATAGATGATGAAAGACTAAAAGGAAATGGCGGTGGGAGCTATTGGAAAGAATTATTAGATAGAATTAGAGATATTCGTTCTTCTGAAAAAGTGCTTTATAGACAAGTTTTGGATCTTTATGCGACTAGTGTTGATTATGATCCAAAAAGCGAAGAATCAATCGAATTTTTTAAAATAGTACAAAACAAGCTACATTATGCTACACATGGTCATACCGCAGCTGAGATTATTTATCAAAGAGCTGATGCCAAAAAAGAATTTATGGGATTAAAAAATTTTAAAGGCAAATTTCCTGTGTGGAGTGATGCAAAAATAGCCAAAAATTACTTAGATGAAAATGAATTAAAAGTTTTGAATAATCTAGTTTCAGGTTATTTTGATTTAGCAGAAATCAATGCTTTTGAACATAAACCAATGTATATGAGTGATTATATTTCAATGTTAGACTCCGTGCTTACATCTGGAAACAGACAAATATTAACCGGTGCGGGAAATATAAGCCACGAACAAGCTTTAAAAAAAGCTAAAAACGAATATTTAAAATACCAAAATAACGAACTATCCCCAGTTGAAAAAGAGTATATAAAAAGTTTAAAAAAAGCCGAAAAAGAAGCTAAAAATCAAATAAGAAAAATAGGAAAATAA